GAAAGGAAGCTACTCGAAAAAATGAACATTCTGTGTTTGATGGAAATAATATTTAGGTAAGATCCTGAGAGAAAGGGTCAATTACTTCTAGATATATGTTAGTGTGTTTAAAGATCTTTCTCTCTTTGGATCATTCCTAAATTGGCATTGCCTTTTGCAGTCGGCCTTCCGAAGATTGACTATTCCATTAAGTATTATAGCGCAGAGAACTAGACTTTCAGTTGGAGATAATTCGATAATATCTCAGTTGCATGTATTGTTTGGTAGTTCACTTTGCACTCACTGTCTTCGTCCTGCGAGTGTTGGCTTTGTGAGACAGGAATGCATTCCTGAGTATTATATGCACAAAATCGTTACAAAACCATTGGTTTATCTATAGACTTATTTGTTGCTTTGTTATCCATTGAATCCTCGATAAAGGTACTAGCATTGCAAGCTGTGCTCAACTATttcctgttttttttttcctgctATATTGAATCTTTTCCACAGGTTCATCTCATTGAAGGCATAATATATCAAGTTGAGGGCACAGTACGTGTCTCATGGGCGCAACTAAGAGTTTTGGGGATTCCACAGATTGAATCCTTGTTACATTGATTGGGTTCCTGGGTAGGGAAGGTGCGGACAGCTTTGTCAACTGTCGAAGTGGAGACGCCCTGATCTAATCAGCCATGACTAAACTTGACATCCACCACTTTACTAAGACTGTCAGCTAAGGATTCAATTCTCGTAAGATTTGGTGCTCATGGGCTATAACAAAAAATCCCAGGCCCCAATGTTTCAGGTATCTTGGATACCCTTGAGTGGTTTCATAGGCTGTTGAACATCTTAGCTTGgaaagaaaaatgatatgttcaaagaaaaaaattcaaagaaaagtTCAAGAATAAACACATAAAATGATGGAACCTACAAAAAATTATGTATCAATCATTaaacttttatttgaatttttttccttGAATATATCATTGCTCGCTTAGAAATATTCAATTATACACTTGTTAGTCGAGATCAATTTGCATTCCATACAAAACACACACTTATATTCGTCATTGTAAATTGCTTTTGATAGGTCAAAAAGTGCGCTTAGACTTGTCGATGGGTTCTACCAAAATAGTGTagttaaaagggtttaaaaagaTTCTATAAAATGTATTTGGTCACAATTAGATCACAATTAAACCGAGTCAAACTTTGTGTTGATCAAACTTTATTTGATAAGGTATTTAAAATGGGCAATCGTTGAAACGATCGatcaagtttgtttttttttttttgagtttagtttatttaaatatttGAGTTTTTAATTCATAttgattgtttaaattttttatatttttaagtttgttggatttttttttatttatttacaagtTTAGTGATAGattattgataaatattttttataaattttatttgtgaATATTGTTTCACCAtctctatgtttttttttaaaaaaacataattagGTGTCTGTTTTGCCGTCTCTATTCGCAACTCATATATGTCtaagtttatatatttaatttaatgaattatttaaatttatttatttaattaattttgtatatattaaactgatataaataatttttatatttgatttgtaatttaaaatattttttagtttaaaattttatatcaaaCTAACTGTATATTTGACAAGTATCAATGGTCGCATAATTTCCACGTGGTATTTTCGTTTGATTGAATGGTTGGTCAACCACGCATTCTAAATTTGCCTCGCCAACCTCTTCTTTTAGCCGCCACCAACCTCttcactttttattttattattattattatttgattttaaaatttatatttaatttcacacctttaaatttcttttcttttctttttaatggatggAATTTAGTTATTTAGGATTATTTATATTTTCCAACTGGCAGCGTGCTGTGAGGGATGTTAGATGAAGATTCAACACGGCATTCAAATGATTCAAGTCAAATTTTCTTTGACTCGTAaaaaatctattattttttaaaaaacatattattttttaaaaaacatattgACACTCTTTTTCCTAATTTGTTCTCTTTAAATTCtcaattaatattttataaattaattatattcttTAACGACTTAAAATATTAGTGATGTAAAATATTACTGAGTTAAAAATATCATATTGTATGGGGTAAAATAATAAaactattaaaattttgaattttatggggGCATTTTGACAATAATAAAACTCTAAAACtgtttttttaattatcttttcaaaaaaaaaaggttaaaaaaatcattttaaaataattatttatcttGGGGATTTTCACATGTTGCTATTTATAGTCTTCGATAGCCATGGAAGAAATATCTCCCCCCTCTTCTCACCTACCCACCCGTTGGATCTGCTTCCGAGGAGGGCGATCGATCGATCTGAAGGTTTGCGCTCTCTCTATCTTCCTATCATCCTCCGATCCTTCTTCTCGTTCAGCTTTAGATCTGCTAGGTGTTATTTGAATGCTCATAGATCTGTTGCCGGGTCTTCTCTTGCAATTATTGGACTCGATCTAGATACTTTATTTTGGTTTCAATTTCTTGTGGTTCGGAAGATAGAAGTTGGGAAGTCGTATTGTCTTAGACTGAATTTTTTTTGTAGTTTTACCCTTTGCTTTTGTATGACTAAATAGCGTTTGCATGATTGGCTAGTAGAGAAGGGATTAAATTTATGTAGTTTTCATCGATGGAGAAAGAGTACTAGTTTTTTATCGTGTTAATTTTGCTATTACAATTGAAGATCCATTACTTTAGATGTTAGGCAGCGTCTTCAGATATTGTCGATTTGTTCCTTGATGGTGTTTTTTACCTCACTTTGGTTGATCTTTTGTTGCATGAAAAGTTTATGGCTTCTCTCTAGATCCTTATTGATTTCTATATTAGACATTAGTTGGATCATATCCTCTAGGTGCTTTCTTACAGTtgttgtagcaaaaggtgattgtGTTCACCCAGACCCCTCACAACCTATCCCCAGTTTATGTGAAAGGAGGTAAATTACGAGGTCAGCTTATAGCTGATCGTCAAGTTGGCTAGGGGATGAGAGGAGTTTTTTTTCCTAGAGGGCATGCGCCCGCTGAGAATTGATCCTTTATTCCATTGTAACAAGTCTGCCACCCCTCTTACTGTTGTTGGTAGTGACAAGATGCCTAAGTTTTAGATCTGATTTCAAATTGTAGCAGAAGACTTTCTTGAAAAGAAACTAGAACAGATGCAACAACAAAAAGAAATTTCTgtaattgcttattttgacttCTCTGTTAGATTGTCTTAAAATGCACAAGCCATTTGTTGGATCAAGTATTGTATGTTATATACTTTTTACTGAGTAGGTTGGAGTCAACATATCCACTTAGAACAGAAGTGTTTGGTTGAAAAGAAAACTAGGACAAATGCTGTTAAAAAATGTCTGCAATAGTATGTTTTCACTTCTATATCAGATAGTCTTGAAATGAATAAGCCATTTCAGATCTCTTGttttttctattgtttttttcttcttctcgttTTTCTTATGTGATACTCTTTTTTCTTCAAATAACAATTAGAAGTTTTTCCTTGGTTAACATAAAATGATTGAAGATTGCACTTAGTTGTATGCTAAATGATTGCCTGTTCTTAATTTTCTATTCTTATTAACATTATGCTTCATCTTGGTGAGCAGAAATACACTGAACATCTCGGTTGGAAATTAGATGATTTTTTTGTTACATTTTGTTAAGAAACTTTGTTTGATGGGTTTTGCTTCTTCAAGAGAAAAAGTTGCTTCCTAAAGTGACTGTGTGTCTAAAGGTTCTCAACTTCTATTGGAAGGACCTCTATAAATCTAACTATGCTGTATTATTTTATTGTTGACGGAACTGAAATGTCATTTCTCACGCTTCAAGTTATGTACATTTCTGCTGTATTATGTTATCCTTGTGTTCATAAACCTAATCTTCAATTAACCTGAGATCAGAAATTATCCTCATTCTTCAAGTTGTCGCTTTTGTATGCCTAAAACATTGTATGGGCTTGTTATTATTCAGCAGTCTGTTCTGATATAATCACAGAGGCTGTTGCACTGACTTCCATTCTATATTTCCTGTGTATCACTAGTCTACTATTCCTAAGTTAATCGACTTCAACTATATTTCTCATGATAACAGAAAGTATATTAAgatttttttgaaagaatttataTATTCCGCTTCACATTTTCTCTCAATTGATTGTCTCACCCTTCTTGGTTAATGTGCATTTGTACTAATCCATCATTGTTGATAATTATTAATTACTCACCTCTGAACATGGCCATTTTGTCTTTTGCTAGCACCGCAAAGTGGCttcttgattaaaaaaaaaaaaaggacagcccggtgcacaaagctcccgctatgcgggtcccggggaaggatccattgtacgcagccttgtTTTTTGCAAGAGCCTGTTTTCAGGATCCGAACCATGATCTTTTGGTCACAAAagaacaactttaccgttgcaccaaggtTCCCCTTCATGGCTGTTATCATGGCTGTTCATATGATTTTTGTGAATGTTCTACCTCAGTTTTCTAGTATGTTACAATACTTGCTTATAGCCAATCATACTGCTTGCTTTGAGCTTCTAAGAGATGTAATAAGGCATGAATgtgaatttatattatttttcacCATGGTTCATTCAATGGAGTACTACTGAGATATGTagctttctattttttatttgattctggatcttttgaattctttgaaaattaagtctcctTGCATAATCTTTAAACAGGTTAAACATGGCTCTCTCGAGAATAGGCCTTGCCGGTCTTGCTGTCATGGGCCAAAACCTAGCCTTGAACATTGCTGAAAAAGGATTTCCTATTTCTGTATACAATCGGACCTCCTCCAAAGTTGATGAGACTGTCGAACGTGCTAAACTCGAGGGAAACCTCCCTGTTTATGGTTTCCATGATCCTGCAATCTTTATCAACTCAATCCAGAAGCCCCGCGTTGTCATCATGCTTGTGAAAGCTGGTGCACCAGTGGATCAAACCATAGCCACACTTTCAGCTCACATGGAAGTGGGTGACTGCATAATTGATGGAGGGAACGAGTGGTATGAAAATACTGAGAGACGCGAAAAGGCAATGGCCGAAATTGGTTTCCTCTATCTTGGAATGGGAGTCTCAGGTGGCGAGGAGGGTGCTCGTAATGGTCCTTCATTGATGCCTGGAGGATCGTATGAAGCTTACAAGAACATAGAAGATATTCTTCTTAAGGTAGCTGCTCAGGTGCCTGACAGTGGTCCCTGTGTTACATACATTGGCAAAGGTGGTTCTGGTAATTTTGTAAAGATGATCCACAATGGGATCGAGTATGGGGACATGCAACTGATTGCTGAAGCTTACGATGTATTGAAATCCGTGGGGAAGCTTACAAATGAAGAGTTGCATCAGGTTTTCTCAGAATGGAACAAGGGTGAGCTCCTCAGTTTCTTGATTGAGATCACAGCTGATATTTTTGGGGTGAAGGATGATAAGGGTGATGGTTATCTCGTGGACAAGGTCTTAGACAAGACCGGAATGAAAGGTACTGGCAAGTGGACTGTGCAACAAGCAGCAGAACTATCAGTGGCCGCCCCAACTATTGCGGCATCTCTCGATTCCAGGTTCCTAAGTGGACTGAAAGAAGAAAGAGTTGCAGCTGCTAAAGTTTTCCATTCTGGTGGATTCGATGGTGTCTTCGACAGTGAGCCAGTTGACAAGAAGAAGTTAATCGATGATGTGAGGCAAGCGCTTTATGCCTCAAAAATCTGTAGCTATGCACAAGGCATGAACCTGATAAGGGCAAAGAGCATCGAGAAAGGCTGGGATCTCAAGTTGGGCGAGCTAGCTAGAATATGGAAAGGCGGGTGCATTATCCGTGCAATCTTCTTGGACCGGATCAAGAAGGCATACGATAGGAACCCCGAGCTATACAACCTGCTAGTGGATCCTGAGTTTGCCAAAGAGATACTGGATCGCCAATCTGCTTGGCGCCGAGTCGTTTGTCTTGCTATCAACTCTGGCATCAGCACTCCTGGGATGTCGGCTAGTTTAGCTTACTTCGACACTTACAGGAGGGAAAGTGTTCCTGCCAATTTGGTTCAAGCCCAGAGAGATTACTTTGGAGCTCACACATACGAGAGGACCGACATTCCTGGGTCTTTCCATACTGAGTGGTTCAAGATCGCGAAGCAGTCCAAGATCTGAACACACGCATAATCTGCCTGTGTTTTTCTCAAGAACTGCATGTTAGTAGCATCAGACTTTCGGTTTTAAAAGCTTTCGATTGAGTGAATAATGCCCAATAGATGGACCAGATTATTGATTTAGCTATCTAATTGTCTGAGAATGCTGTTTCAGTGGATTCAGTTGAAGCCAATTTGCGTTCGTATTATGGATTAAGGTTTGGGGTTTTATGTTATTGCTTGTTAAACCTGATATTTCAGTGCTTATTAGTAATGAATTTTGCTTTCTGTCATCTATTTTGGTTACGAAGAGCCCTTGGGATGAATCACTAAAGAAAGTGTAGGAGTATAGACACTTTCTTCGTTTCTAAATATAAGTTAGTGTCACGATAAATTCACAATTCATTCCTCTCTTCTTAGACTTCCCCTCTGTTGCTTGTTGCGAGCTGAACAATAAACTCGCAGCCACTTGGTTGCAAGCTCATGAGGAGTCAGTTAGCtcagtccccagggcgtagcgcagacggtgggcgcatgacatctctTGTGTAATGGTCAAgggtcgattctcaagaactgatGATTTGAGGTTTATCCCACCATACGTCTATGACctatgtacctgcatgaacctccctctatATCCTCTATATCCGTGGGGTCAACAATAAAAGGACCGCTAAGGTAATGAACCTCCCTCTATATCCTCTATATCTGTGGGGTCAACAATAAAAGGACCGTTAAGGTAATGAACCTCCCTCTATATCCTCTATATCCGTGGGGTCAACAATAAAAGGACCGCTAAGATAACAGATCTACTTTTTATTAAAGCATATCGAGAGCGAAGGACAAGATCATAACAAAAGTTTAACATCTCTCACCCCTAGCTTTCAATATTCTCTAACCATGCACGCATGTTTTTAAATGCTCAAAGAAACCACAATCTAGTCTCTTATATGGACTTCTTATTTCCCTCTCACAGTCTAGTTAGTCCAATCCGATATAATAATACATCTCAATTGCAACTAATTGGTTGTCACTAGCACAACAAAAACCTCGAAACACAAATCAAGTCGAGAAAGTTGATTGGTGACATCATTATTCTAATCAcattatataaatttaataacATATGGAACAGTCTGACATAAAAACCCTAATGTAGCACTCGGAAATACTATACAAACGATTGAGAAAAAGTTTTACTTGTCCAGTCACAGAGATGGTGAATTAAATCCATTTAAGCATCACATTCTACCCTCTCAAGCATGATAACAATTCTATGAGAAACATGAAACTTTTTATCAGGAGAGGGCTCAGAAGCTGATTAGGTCATCTTTCTGTTACTTCTGCTATTTTTTAGGGTCTTGATCCTCGGATGTACTCCTTCCCTTTCTGCTGAATATCATCTCGTCGAGATCATCTAAGTTGTCGTCTGTGCTCGATCTTCCTCTTGCACCAGCTGGTTTTCTGATGAGGGCATTGTCACTGCTCACTCGAGGAGAGTCCTCAGGCTCGACCGCGACTGGAATCACTGCAGGCTGTGGTGCGGAATTCATAGCTGGTGGCTTCTTCAGTTGCTCGTACTTGGAGAGAACCTTTTGGAGTTCGTCATTTACATTCAACGCCTCAAAAAGTAGAGCTTCATTGTCACCTGCTGTCTCGATGATTCTTTGAACTGTGTATTGGCTTTGTTCGCATTGCAGAAAGAGGGTACTTGTCAAGTCATCCTGTCGACATAGCACAAAAGAACAGGCATTCAGATACTAACTTTCCGGCTATTTAACAATAAAAGAAGAAACACTGGATATTTAATATATGGTTTTTATAAACCTGTAAAGCTTCTTGATGTGGCGAGGATGATAAAACAGTAGACAGAAGTTCAATGCTGTTGCGAGCCACGTCAAAAGCTTCCTTTATTTGCTCAGCAGTTAAATTGTGTGCATGGAAATCATTGAATGTCTGCCGATTAGCATTGTTATATGCTTCTGTCTCTGAAACTGAGCGTGGAGGAGTAAATAATGGGGCTAAGCTTTCATTATCTCGACCGGGGAATCGAATGCCTCTAGATTTCAAACTCTATtgagcaaaagaaaaagaaaactcggTGAAGTGAATTTAAATGTCACTTAAACAAGAGCATGTAGTCTCAAGTTATAGTCAACAAGGTACATGCTTTTTTGTGGCACATAAAATTCGTCATAATCAAAGTTATAACAATCATTCGCTTTATCGTGATCACAGAAAATCAAGATAAAACATTccataaatagaaataaaaaaatagatttggTTAAAAAGTTTGATAAAATTGTGGTTTCAAGAAGAGTTAGCTAGACAAGCACATACATCACCTAAGATGTTTCATACCAAAATCACAGCCATCCATGATCTATACCTTTCTATATTCAtaaatgaaaatatgaaataatgaAAATCATATTGCGACTCTGTGAATAGATGACCACATTCCTATTGAGGATGGACACAAAGTTAGCAATCATTCATGCTGTCTAAACTTTTTGCAGACAACATTTAGCT
This window of the Zingiber officinale cultivar Zhangliang chromosome 3B, Zo_v1.1, whole genome shotgun sequence genome carries:
- the LOC122056719 gene encoding 6-phosphogluconate dehydrogenase, decarboxylating 2 isoform X1; the encoded protein is MIFWSQKNNFTVAPRLNMALSRIGLAGLAVMGQNLALNIAEKGFPISVYNRTSSKVDETVERAKLEGNLPVYGFHDPAIFINSIQKPRVVIMLVKAGAPVDQTIATLSAHMEVGDCIIDGGNEWYENTERREKAMAEIGFLYLGMGVSGGEEGARNGPSLMPGGSYEAYKNIEDILLKVAAQVPDSGPCVTYIGKGGSGNFVKMIHNGIEYGDMQLIAEAYDVLKSVGKLTNEELHQVFSEWNKGELLSFLIEITADIFGVKDDKGDGYLVDKVLDKTGMKGTGKWTVQQAAELSVAAPTIAASLDSRFLSGLKEERVAAAKVFHSGGFDGVFDSEPVDKKKLIDDVRQALYASKICSYAQGMNLIRAKSIEKGWDLKLGELARIWKGGCIIRAIFLDRIKKAYDRNPELYNLLVDPEFAKEILDRQSAWRRVVCLAINSGISTPGMSASLAYFDTYRRESVPANLVQAQRDYFGAHTYERTDIPGSFHTEWFKIAKQSKI
- the LOC122056719 gene encoding 6-phosphogluconate dehydrogenase, decarboxylating 2 isoform X2, which gives rise to MALSRIGLAGLAVMGQNLALNIAEKGFPISVYNRTSSKVDETVERAKLEGNLPVYGFHDPAIFINSIQKPRVVIMLVKAGAPVDQTIATLSAHMEVGDCIIDGGNEWYENTERREKAMAEIGFLYLGMGVSGGEEGARNGPSLMPGGSYEAYKNIEDILLKVAAQVPDSGPCVTYIGKGGSGNFVKMIHNGIEYGDMQLIAEAYDVLKSVGKLTNEELHQVFSEWNKGELLSFLIEITADIFGVKDDKGDGYLVDKVLDKTGMKGTGKWTVQQAAELSVAAPTIAASLDSRFLSGLKEERVAAAKVFHSGGFDGVFDSEPVDKKKLIDDVRQALYASKICSYAQGMNLIRAKSIEKGWDLKLGELARIWKGGCIIRAIFLDRIKKAYDRNPELYNLLVDPEFAKEILDRQSAWRRVVCLAINSGISTPGMSASLAYFDTYRRESVPANLVQAQRDYFGAHTYERTDIPGSFHTEWFKIAKQSKI
- the LOC122056721 gene encoding TOM1-like protein 1, with the protein product MGENLKDRVNALGERLKSSGSGVGRKMTASVSSMSSRMKELFQVQNEAEKIVEAATSETLNAPNWPANLEICDMINSGRFNSVDFIRGIKKRIMLKNTSVQYLALVLLETCVKNCEKAFSEVASERILDEMVRLIDDPQTVVNNRNKALVLIEAWGEAGEELKYLPVFEETYKSLKSRGIRFPGRDNESLAPLFTPPRSVSETEAYNNANRQTFNDFHAHNLTAEQIKEAFDVARNSIELLSTVLSSSPHQEALQDDLTSTLFLQCEQSQYTVQRIIETAGDNEALLFEALNVNDELQKVLSKYEQLKKPPAMNSAPQPAVIPVAVEPEDSPRVSSDNALIRKPAGARGRSSTDDNLDDLDEMIFSRKGRSTSEDQDPKK